Proteins from one Desulfovibrio legallii genomic window:
- a CDS encoding sigma-54-dependent transcriptional regulator, producing MATQRLLFLTPAQAVTGIFPALRDAGFELGIAENLKGASAFISKSGPGIIFARPVLPGFRVEDLLAVGAEDPHFPPVIVVTDKGTPQEAERLLNLGARDYWLEPLDVARVKAAAGASRRPPAAAPAASTLGGRKPVCPQGSGPRIVGSHPSIRRVLQLARQVAPSRATVLITGASGTGKEMFARYLHAMSPRAARPFVAVNCAALPEHLLESELFGHEKGAFTGAIARKPGKFELADGGTLLLDEISEMDLALQAKLLRVLQEGEVDRVGGTEPLKVDVRVLATTNRNLEDWVAQGNFRQDLYFRLNVIPLRLPSLRERGDDVLDLARFFINLYTREYALPGTDLAPSAVEWLKNYEFPGNVRELQNLMERAVLLANGRPVEPRHFLLQDEDWPLFEDDAAPEPAPQAVSAAPDAAPAESAPPAAAQSAATIGSVIPLHEMERIMILKGLEVTSGNRTQAAELLGISVRTLRNKLNEYRAAGHPVE from the coding sequence ATGGCCACGCAACGTCTGCTTTTTCTCACCCCCGCGCAAGCCGTGACCGGCATCTTTCCCGCGTTGCGCGATGCGGGCTTTGAGCTGGGCATCGCTGAAAATCTCAAGGGCGCGTCGGCCTTCATCAGCAAGTCCGGACCGGGCATCATCTTTGCCCGCCCTGTTCTGCCGGGTTTTCGGGTTGAGGATCTGCTGGCCGTGGGCGCGGAAGACCCCCACTTTCCCCCGGTCATCGTGGTGACGGACAAAGGCACCCCTCAGGAAGCCGAACGCCTGCTCAACCTGGGCGCGCGCGACTACTGGCTGGAACCTCTGGATGTGGCGCGCGTCAAGGCCGCCGCCGGGGCCTCGCGTCGTCCCCCCGCGGCCGCGCCCGCCGCCTCCACCCTGGGGGGCCGCAAGCCCGTCTGCCCCCAAGGCTCCGGCCCGCGCATTGTGGGCAGCCACCCCAGCATCCGGCGCGTGCTCCAGCTGGCCAGACAGGTGGCCCCCTCCCGCGCCACGGTGCTCATTACCGGCGCTTCGGGCACGGGCAAGGAAATGTTTGCCCGCTATCTGCACGCCATGAGCCCGCGCGCCGCCAGGCCCTTTGTGGCCGTCAACTGCGCGGCCCTGCCCGAACATTTGCTGGAAAGCGAGCTCTTCGGCCACGAAAAAGGGGCCTTTACCGGGGCCATTGCCCGCAAACCGGGCAAATTCGAGCTGGCCGACGGCGGCACCCTGCTGCTGGACGAAATTTCTGAAATGGACCTGGCCCTGCAGGCCAAGCTCCTGCGCGTGCTCCAGGAGGGCGAAGTGGACCGCGTGGGCGGCACCGAACCCCTCAAGGTGGATGTGCGCGTGCTGGCCACCACTAACCGTAATCTTGAGGACTGGGTGGCCCAGGGCAACTTCCGCCAGGACCTCTACTTCCGCCTCAACGTCATCCCCCTGCGGCTGCCCTCCCTGCGCGAACGCGGCGACGACGTCCTGGACCTGGCCCGCTTCTTCATCAACCTCTACACCCGCGAGTACGCCCTTCCAGGCACAGACCTGGCCCCCAGCGCCGTGGAATGGCTCAAAAACTACGAGTTCCCCGGCAACGTGCGCGAACTCCAGAACCTCATGGAGCGCGCCGTGCTCCTGGCCAACGGCCGCCCCGTGGAACCCCGCCACTTTCTCCTCCAGGACGAAGACTGGCCCCTCTTTGAGGACGACGCCGCGCCGGAACCCGCGCCCCAGGCCGTCAGCGCCGCGCCTGACGCCGCGCCTGCAGAAAGCGCCCCCCCCGCCGCGGCCCAAAGCGCCGCTACCATTGGTTCCGTCATCCCCCTCCACGAAATGGAACGCATCATGATCCTCAAAGGCCTGGAAGTTACCTCCGGCAACCGCACCCAGGCCGCCGAACTCCTCGGCATCTCCGTGCGCACCTTGCGCAATAAGCTCAACGAATACCGCGCCGCCGGGCATCCGGTGGAATAA
- a CDS encoding septal ring lytic transglycosylase RlpA family protein yields MLLALLCCALLTACGGRSSWRKGGVRGTKPYTVRGKTYYPLKSAHGFVEEGVASWYGPGFHGRTTANGERYNQYAMTAAHKILPLGTQVRVTHLGNGRSVIVRINDRGPFVGDRVIDLSRAAASRLHILGPGTGRVRVQSLGGVEHMREDGDLAGSFYVQVGAFAQRANADNLIEILSRAGHRGRLVYGSNSLWNVQVGPWPDTFTAQQKLAAFRALYPSAFVVGD; encoded by the coding sequence ATCCTGCTGGCCTTGCTCTGCTGCGCCCTGCTGACCGCCTGCGGCGGACGCTCCTCCTGGCGCAAAGGCGGCGTGCGCGGCACCAAGCCCTATACCGTGCGCGGCAAAACCTACTATCCACTCAAATCCGCCCACGGCTTCGTGGAAGAAGGCGTGGCCTCCTGGTACGGCCCCGGCTTCCACGGCCGCACCACCGCCAACGGCGAACGCTACAACCAATACGCCATGACCGCCGCCCACAAAATCCTGCCCCTGGGCACCCAGGTGCGCGTCACCCACCTGGGCAACGGCCGCAGCGTCATCGTGCGCATCAATGACCGCGGCCCCTTCGTGGGTGACAGAGTCATAGACCTCTCCCGCGCCGCCGCCAGCCGCCTGCACATCCTCGGCCCCGGCACCGGGCGCGTCCGCGTGCAGAGCCTGGGCGGCGTGGAGCACATGCGCGAGGACGGCGACCTCGCCGGCAGCTTCTACGTCCAGGTGGGGGCCTTTGCCCAGCGCGCCAACGCCGATAACCTGATCGAAATCCTGAGCCGCGCCGGCCACCGCGGCCGCCTGGTCTACGGCAGCAACAGCCTTTGGAACGTCCAGGTGGGCCCCTGGCCCGATACCTTCACCGCCCAGCAAAAACTCGCCGCCTTCCGCGCCCTCTACCCCAGCGCCTTCGTTGTCGGAGATTAG
- a CDS encoding penicillin-binding protein 1A yields MNMRRILKKSLLWLTGLVFLGGVLGAAAVGMLFYWASRDLPDLNRLAEYQQPQATVILARDGSVLGTLYHEKRYVIGLKDMSRYLPMAFLAAEDDSFYHHMGVDPVAILRAAINNIRKGRQGEGGSTITQQLIKQLLLTSERSYTRKMKEAILAYQVEKGYTKDQILTVYLNQIYLGEHAYGVEAAARTYFGKHAADITLAESAVIAGLPKAPSSYNPFRRPEEAKARQMYVLGRLRDLKWITPEEYAQAAAEPLVYWSMPEGMGGAALWYLEEARRLLIEFFTEQNLKALGVETRKYGADYVYEAGLTVHTAMDPAQQGAAGAALRRGLEELDKRQGWRGPLEKLDQAGQQAFLRASAFTPLDLAGNDWVKALVTGVEAREARVALGQGYAGVIPVAQMSWARKPNSKVAGIYAPAVKDARQVLAPGDVVWVSAVGQTLADKDAKGRKTQKTEPFDPAQVQKGAPVTLRLQQEPDVQGALASVEARSGDVVALIGGYQFGDSHFNRATQARRQPGSSFKPVVYSTALDYGFTAASTVLDAPFVYVNPYTNEVWRPSNYEHNYKGELPLHTALALSRNTCTVRVAQQVGIANVVQRAKALGLEPHFPQELAISLGAVAVSPLNLTQAYAAFANQGLGVRPRIITSITDARGRELYRQDVEHWQAISPQNAYIMATLLKEVVNQGTGARAKVEGRIIAGKTGTTNDEHDAWFVGFSPYLVTGVYVGYDQLRSLGRLEQGGRTAAPIFRYYRSAIEHLYPNDDFTMPEGIVMADGLAFKADEPMQGASATAPGTEDGSVVDTSQGGEDLMRQMF; encoded by the coding sequence ATGAACATGCGGCGCATCCTCAAAAAAAGTCTGCTCTGGCTCACGGGTCTGGTCTTCCTTGGCGGCGTGCTGGGCGCGGCCGCGGTGGGCATGCTGTTTTACTGGGCCTCCCGCGATCTGCCGGACCTCAACCGTCTGGCCGAATATCAGCAGCCCCAGGCCACGGTCATCCTGGCCAGGGACGGCTCCGTTCTGGGCACGCTCTACCATGAAAAACGCTACGTCATCGGCCTCAAAGACATGTCGCGCTATCTGCCCATGGCCTTTCTGGCGGCAGAGGACGACAGCTTCTACCACCATATGGGCGTGGATCCCGTCGCCATCCTGCGCGCGGCCATCAACAACATCCGCAAGGGCCGCCAGGGCGAAGGCGGCAGCACCATCACCCAGCAGCTCATCAAGCAGCTGCTGCTTACCTCCGAGCGCAGCTACACCCGCAAAATGAAGGAAGCCATCCTGGCCTACCAGGTGGAAAAAGGCTACACCAAGGACCAGATCCTTACCGTCTACCTCAACCAGATCTACCTGGGTGAACACGCCTACGGCGTGGAAGCCGCGGCCCGCACCTACTTCGGCAAGCACGCGGCGGATATCACCCTGGCCGAGAGCGCGGTCATCGCCGGCCTGCCCAAGGCCCCCAGCAGCTACAATCCCTTCCGCCGGCCAGAAGAGGCCAAGGCCCGCCAGATGTATGTGCTGGGCCGCCTGCGCGACCTCAAATGGATTACGCCGGAGGAATACGCCCAGGCCGCGGCCGAGCCCCTGGTCTACTGGAGCATGCCCGAAGGCATGGGCGGCGCGGCCCTCTGGTATCTGGAGGAAGCCCGCCGCCTGCTCATCGAATTTTTTACGGAGCAGAACCTCAAGGCCCTGGGCGTGGAAACGCGCAAATACGGCGCGGACTACGTTTATGAGGCCGGGCTCACCGTGCACACGGCCATGGACCCCGCGCAGCAAGGGGCCGCCGGCGCGGCCTTGCGGCGGGGCCTGGAAGAGCTGGACAAACGCCAGGGCTGGCGCGGCCCCCTGGAGAAGCTGGACCAGGCCGGGCAGCAGGCCTTTTTGCGGGCCAGCGCCTTTACCCCACTGGACCTGGCCGGCAACGACTGGGTCAAGGCTCTGGTCACCGGCGTGGAGGCCCGCGAAGCCCGCGTGGCCCTGGGCCAGGGCTACGCGGGGGTCATCCCCGTGGCGCAGATGTCCTGGGCGCGCAAGCCCAATTCCAAGGTGGCGGGCATTTATGCCCCGGCAGTCAAAGACGCCCGCCAGGTGCTGGCCCCCGGCGACGTGGTCTGGGTTTCCGCTGTGGGCCAGACCCTGGCGGACAAAGACGCCAAAGGCCGCAAAACCCAAAAAACCGAACCCTTTGACCCCGCACAGGTCCAGAAGGGCGCACCCGTGACCCTGCGCCTGCAGCAGGAACCCGACGTACAGGGCGCGCTGGCCTCTGTAGAGGCGCGCAGCGGCGACGTGGTGGCCCTCATCGGCGGCTACCAGTTCGGGGACAGCCACTTCAACCGCGCCACCCAGGCCCGGCGGCAGCCCGGCTCCAGCTTCAAGCCCGTGGTCTACTCCACGGCCCTGGACTACGGCTTTACCGCGGCCTCCACCGTGCTGGACGCGCCCTTCGTCTACGTCAATCCCTACACCAACGAAGTCTGGCGGCCCTCCAACTACGAGCACAATTACAAGGGGGAGCTGCCCCTGCACACGGCCCTGGCCCTTTCCCGCAATACCTGTACCGTGCGCGTGGCCCAGCAGGTGGGCATCGCCAATGTGGTGCAGCGGGCCAAGGCCCTGGGGCTGGAGCCGCACTTCCCGCAAGAGCTGGCCATCAGCCTGGGCGCGGTGGCCGTTTCGCCCCTGAACCTGACCCAGGCCTATGCGGCCTTTGCCAACCAGGGGCTGGGCGTGCGCCCGCGCATCATCACCTCCATCACGGACGCCAGAGGCCGGGAACTCTACCGCCAGGACGTGGAACACTGGCAGGCCATCAGCCCGCAGAACGCCTACATCATGGCCACCCTGCTCAAGGAAGTGGTCAACCAGGGCACGGGCGCCCGGGCCAAGGTGGAAGGGCGGATCATCGCGGGCAAAACCGGCACCACCAACGACGAACACGACGCCTGGTTCGTGGGCTTTTCTCCCTATCTGGTCACGGGCGTCTATGTGGGCTACGACCAGCTGCGCAGTCTGGGCCGCCTGGAACAGGGCGGCCGCACGGCCGCGCCCATCTTCCGCTACTACCGCAGCGCCATAGAACACCTCTACCCCAACGACGATTTCACTATGCCTGAAGGCATTGTCATGGCCGACGGCCTGGCCTTCAAGGCCGACGAACCCATGCAGGGCGCGTCGGCCACGGCCCCCGGCACTGAGGACGGCAGCGTGGTGGATACCTCCCAAGGGGGAGAGGATTTGATGCGGCAGATGTTTTAG